A genomic segment from Bacteroidota bacterium encodes:
- a CDS encoding 2-oxo acid dehydrogenase subunit E2, whose translation MAQFEMIMPKMGESVAEATIIKWLKSEGDSIDADESVLEIATDKVDSEVPAPNGGILIKRMFQEGDVVKVGAVIALLSSDASVAVSAPSPATPAASAQVNTPVAQVVAQAATQVAVQDFSKAERFYSPLVKNIAKQEGISLAELEKIPGSGAEGRVTKQDILAYLPVKGQVAATPVVNEPIQPAVTPAPKAKSEAPAVAVSLSGGDEIIEMDRMRKMIAEHMVMSKHTSPHVTSYVEADVTNLVMWRNKIKSGFEKRENEKITFTPVFIEAVAKAIKDFPMINISVDGTKIIVKKNINIGMATALPSGNLIVPVIKNADQKNLLGLTKSVNDLANRARMNKLVPDEISGGTFTITNVGSFGNVMGTPIINQPQVAILAVGAIKKKPAVIETEQGDAIAIRHMMFLSLSYDHRVVDGSLGGRFVRKVADYLEAFDITTPI comes from the coding sequence ATGGCACAGTTTGAAATGATCATGCCCAAAATGGGCGAAAGTGTTGCAGAAGCAACGATTATTAAATGGTTAAAATCAGAGGGCGACTCGATAGATGCCGACGAATCGGTATTGGAAATTGCAACCGACAAGGTCGATTCAGAAGTTCCGGCTCCTAACGGAGGTATCTTGATTAAACGTATGTTTCAAGAGGGGGATGTGGTGAAGGTAGGTGCGGTAATTGCACTACTATCAAGTGATGCATCAGTTGCAGTTAGTGCACCTTCGCCTGCAACTCCTGCAGCAAGTGCTCAAGTAAATACGCCTGTTGCACAGGTGGTAGCACAGGCGGCAACACAAGTAGCAGTTCAAGATTTTTCAAAAGCCGAACGATTTTATTCGCCTTTGGTAAAAAACATTGCTAAACAAGAAGGGATTAGTTTAGCTGAATTGGAAAAAATTCCCGGAAGTGGTGCAGAAGGAAGAGTAACCAAGCAAGATATTTTGGCCTATCTACCTGTAAAAGGTCAAGTTGCAGCAACACCTGTCGTAAACGAACCTATTCAACCGGCTGTTACACCTGCACCTAAAGCAAAATCAGAAGCACCTGCTGTTGCTGTTTCACTTTCCGGTGGAGATGAAATAATTGAAATGGACCGCATGCGAAAAATGATTGCGGAACATATGGTAATGAGTAAGCACACCTCGCCTCACGTAACTTCCTATGTTGAAGCCGATGTTACGAATTTGGTAATGTGGCGAAATAAAATCAAATCAGGTTTTGAGAAGCGTGAGAATGAAAAAATAACTTTCACTCCTGTCTTTATTGAAGCTGTTGCTAAAGCAATTAAGGATTTTCCAATGATTAATATTTCGGTTGACGGAACAAAAATTATTGTGAAAAAAAATATCAATATTGGTATGGCAACTGCTTTACCAAGTGGAAATTTAATTGTTCCTGTGATTAAAAATGCCGATCAAAAAAACCTATTAGGATTAACCAAATCGGTGAATGATTTAGCGAATAGGGCTCGTATGAATAAATTGGTACCGGATGAAATTTCAGGAGGTACATTTACCATTACCAATGTAGGTTCTTTTGGAAATGTGATGGGGACACCTATCATAAATCAACCACAAGTGGCAATATTGGCAGTAGGAGCTATTAAGAAAAAGCCTGCAGTAATTGAAACCGAACAGGGTGATGCTATTGCAATACGTCACATGATGTTTCTATCATTAAGCTACGACCACCGAGTGGTGGATGGGTCTTTAGGAGGTCGATTTGTTAGAAAAGTTGCAGATTACCTTGAAGCCTTTGATATCACTACCCCGATTTAA
- a CDS encoding carotenoid oxygenase family protein — MAFTTTPLLYTTRNEVDVQLNVVDGKLPADIKGAVYVIYPVGSINSNGLPFPEFNPDGSKNDEYGTPVMNGDGMVLLLNFNNNPVTAKSRLMKTPCFYADQAYPYKPGIGNKLFAFKNWGIARISLMLGARNEQNTALIPIKFKGSNTALVSAYDVGRPFLVDASTLELKSPLGGHADWTNATPPSMPWPFSLVMSTAHPTFDPYTQELFSTNFIRSMSSIFSESRVIFHLKKDQELVKNKFTELIDRLETTESNDSHEVKRAKVIDFFENIDTYLGTQKPDTPESNSSTSNEVYLMRWTGNETIEKWLLHDQAGNPIAIKQCMHQISISEDYILLTDTSFKFTADLMFNSLYFNDEKLDAAVRELLTNPMLPFTICYVVRRKELTPGGGTAVAYTLQQNIPLETIHYSLNYKNPNGIMTLYGAHNAAICIAEWMRHFDVAKITGQAVDPEVIGLFALGSMDVGRLGKWEIDGEKLTIDTQNSKVFAGQGETSSSNIGPNSWNIGLYTYRDMISATTNVDRIEYLWLVSNGLDKRMLSEFIYNLYEGYPNRIVPPEEMLALTEKGIPCGITRINADSMVPDDYYQFDFDSFPRSIQFVPRTPKSTIIPAALDGYIFCTVQVKNPPDSPIGYRSEFWLFDAMNVAQGPVCKLSNPEIQFCFTLHSTWLENADSFNLDYNVSVKEDYNEVISKLPNIDKQVIQLIFDTKVYPFFKN, encoded by the coding sequence ATGGCTTTTACTACAACCCCACTATTATATACAACAAGAAACGAAGTTGATGTTCAGCTTAACGTGGTTGATGGAAAATTACCTGCCGATATCAAAGGCGCTGTATATGTTATTTATCCTGTGGGATCAATAAATTCCAATGGTTTACCCTTTCCCGAATTCAATCCGGATGGTAGCAAAAATGATGAATATGGAACTCCCGTAATGAATGGAGACGGCATGGTGCTCTTACTCAATTTTAACAACAACCCAGTAACAGCTAAGTCACGCTTAATGAAAACTCCTTGTTTTTATGCCGACCAAGCTTATCCTTACAAACCGGGAATTGGAAATAAATTGTTTGCATTTAAAAATTGGGGAATTGCCCGTATTTCGCTAATGTTAGGTGCCAGAAATGAACAAAATACCGCCCTAATTCCTATAAAATTCAAAGGCTCTAATACGGCCTTAGTTTCGGCTTATGACGTAGGCCGTCCATTTTTAGTTGATGCAAGTACATTAGAATTAAAATCACCATTAGGCGGTCATGCCGACTGGACCAATGCAACTCCTCCTTCAATGCCTTGGCCTTTCTCGTTGGTAATGAGTACAGCTCATCCTACCTTTGATCCATATACGCAGGAATTGTTTAGCACTAATTTTATTCGGAGCATGTCCTCCATTTTTTCTGAAAGCCGAGTTATTTTTCATTTAAAAAAAGATCAAGAATTAGTTAAAAATAAATTCACTGAACTAATTGATCGATTGGAAACAACTGAAAGTAATGATAGCCACGAAGTGAAGAGAGCTAAAGTTATCGATTTTTTTGAAAATATTGATACCTATTTAGGAACCCAAAAGCCGGATACTCCTGAATCAAATAGTAGTACCTCGAATGAAGTATATTTAATGAGATGGACTGGGAACGAAACTATTGAAAAATGGCTTTTGCACGACCAGGCTGGAAATCCTATTGCAATAAAGCAGTGTATGCATCAAATTTCAATTAGCGAAGACTACATTTTATTAACCGATACCTCCTTCAAGTTTACAGCTGATTTGATGTTTAATAGTCTCTATTTTAACGATGAAAAACTGGATGCTGCTGTTCGTGAATTACTAACAAATCCAATGTTGCCATTTACTATTTGTTATGTTGTAAGAAGGAAGGAGTTAACTCCCGGTGGAGGTACAGCGGTTGCATATACCTTACAACAAAATATTCCATTAGAAACAATACATTATTCACTCAATTATAAAAATCCAAATGGAATAATGACGCTTTATGGAGCCCACAACGCAGCAATTTGTATAGCTGAATGGATGCGGCACTTTGATGTTGCAAAAATAACTGGCCAAGCAGTAGACCCCGAAGTGATTGGGTTGTTTGCTCTAGGAAGTATGGATGTGGGAAGGTTAGGAAAATGGGAAATTGATGGTGAAAAGTTGACCATTGATACGCAAAATTCAAAAGTTTTTGCAGGACAAGGAGAAACCTCTTCCAGTAATATTGGTCCTAATAGTTGGAACATTGGGCTTTACACCTATCGTGACATGATATCGGCTACAACCAATGTTGATAGAATCGAGTATTTGTGGTTGGTTTCAAATGGCTTAGACAAAAGAATGTTAAGCGAATTCATCTATAATTTATACGAAGGTTATCCTAACAGAATTGTTCCACCTGAAGAAATGTTGGCGCTTACTGAAAAGGGAATACCTTGTGGAATTACCCGCATTAATGCTGATTCTATGGTGCCCGACGACTATTATCAATTCGATTTCGATTCCTTTCCTAGAAGCATTCAGTTTGTACCTCGAACTCCAAAAAGTACCATAATTCCTGCAGCGCTTGATGGTTATATTTTTTGTACTGTTCAGGTTAAAAATCCACCGGATTCACCCATCGGTTATCGCTCTGAATTTTGGCTTTTTGATGCAATGAATGTCGCCCAGGGCCCTGTTTGTAAATTAAGCAATCCAGAAATTCAATTCTGTTTTACCTTACATTCAACCTGGTTAGAAAATGCTGACAGCTTTAACCTGGATTATAATGTTTCTGTTAAAGAAGATTACAACGAAGTAATTTCCAAACTACCAAACATAGACAAGCAAGTGATTCAATTAATTTTTGATACCAAAGTTTACCCTTTTTTTAAAAATTAA